In one Cellulomonas sp. JZ18 genomic region, the following are encoded:
- a CDS encoding glutamate-5-semialdehyde dehydrogenase, which translates to MTTQLEPTAPSTASGAAPAPGAAGGAQEAVLAVARRAKVAARSLATATRATKDAALHAMADALVAAADPIVAANADDLARGRAAGMSPGLLDRLALDPARIGAIADALRELAGLPDPVGEVVRGATLPNGLRLRQLRVPMGVVGMIYEARPNVTVDAAGLALKSGNAVVLRGGSAAASSNAAIVAVLAGALEARGLPGDLVQSIDGWGREGAVALMHARGLVDVLVPRGGADLIATVVRESTVPVIETGVGNVHVYVDASADPAVALPILLNAKTQRVGVCNAAETLLVHRDAAEGFLPSALTALAEAGVTLHGDARTQELAPAGVAVVPATDHDWATEYLALDLAVRVVDDLDEALEHIRTWSSGHTEAIVTRDLAASERFVAEVDSAAVMVNASTRFTDGGQLGLGAEIGISTQKLHARGPMGLAELTTTKWVVHGDGHVRP; encoded by the coding sequence ATGACGACGCAGCTCGAGCCCACGGCACCGTCGACCGCGTCCGGCGCGGCGCCGGCACCGGGTGCGGCGGGCGGTGCGCAGGAGGCGGTGCTCGCGGTCGCGCGCCGTGCGAAGGTCGCCGCGCGCAGCCTCGCGACCGCCACCCGGGCGACCAAGGACGCCGCCCTGCACGCGATGGCGGACGCGCTGGTGGCCGCGGCGGACCCGATCGTCGCCGCGAACGCGGACGACCTCGCGCGTGGCCGTGCCGCCGGCATGTCGCCCGGGCTGCTCGACCGGCTCGCCCTCGACCCGGCGCGCATCGGTGCGATCGCGGACGCGCTGCGCGAGCTGGCGGGCCTGCCGGACCCCGTGGGCGAGGTCGTGCGCGGCGCGACGCTGCCGAACGGGCTGCGGCTGCGCCAGCTGCGGGTCCCGATGGGCGTGGTCGGGATGATCTACGAGGCGCGGCCGAACGTGACCGTCGACGCCGCGGGCCTGGCGCTGAAGAGCGGGAACGCGGTCGTGCTGCGCGGCGGGTCCGCCGCGGCGAGCAGCAACGCGGCGATCGTGGCGGTCCTCGCCGGCGCGCTCGAGGCCCGGGGGCTGCCGGGCGACCTCGTGCAGTCGATCGACGGGTGGGGCCGCGAGGGCGCCGTCGCGCTCATGCACGCGCGCGGGCTGGTCGACGTCCTGGTGCCGCGCGGCGGCGCCGACCTCATCGCCACCGTGGTGCGCGAGTCCACCGTGCCCGTCATCGAGACGGGGGTCGGGAACGTGCACGTGTACGTCGACGCATCCGCCGACCCGGCCGTCGCGCTGCCGATCCTGCTCAACGCGAAGACGCAGCGCGTGGGCGTGTGCAACGCGGCGGAGACGCTGCTCGTCCACCGGGACGCGGCCGAGGGCTTCCTCCCGTCCGCGCTGACGGCGCTCGCCGAGGCGGGCGTCACGCTGCACGGGGACGCGCGCACGCAGGAGCTGGCCCCCGCGGGCGTCGCCGTCGTCCCCGCCACCGACCACGACTGGGCGACCGAGTACCTCGCGCTCGACCTGGCCGTGCGCGTCGTCGACGACCTCGACGAGGCGCTCGAGCACATCCGCACGTGGAGCTCGGGCCACACGGAGGCGATCGTCACGCGTGACCTCGCGGCGAGCGAGCGGTTCGTCGCCGAGGTCGACTCGGCCGCGGTCATGGTCAACGCGTCCACCCGCTTCACGGACGGCGGCCAGCTGGGGCTGGGCGCCGAGATCGGCATCTCCACGCAGAAGCTCCACGCGCGTGGCCCTATGGGCCTGGCCGAGCTCACCACCACCAAGTGGGTGGTGCACGGCGACGGGCACGTGCGGCCCTGA
- the rsfS gene encoding ribosome silencing factor gives MPASTRAIELAHAAARAASDLKAQEIIALDVSEQLVLTDVFLIASGTNERQVGAIVDAVEEALHKIGAKPVRREGKGQGRWVLIDFGDVVVHVQHAEDRVYYALERLWKDCPVIELPADERGAQDGEA, from the coding sequence GTGCCCGCGAGCACCCGTGCGATCGAGCTGGCCCACGCGGCCGCCCGTGCCGCGTCCGACCTGAAGGCGCAGGAGATCATCGCGCTCGACGTCAGCGAGCAGCTCGTGCTGACCGACGTCTTCCTCATCGCCTCCGGGACCAACGAGCGGCAGGTCGGCGCGATCGTCGACGCCGTCGAGGAGGCCCTGCACAAGATCGGCGCCAAGCCCGTGCGGCGCGAGGGCAAGGGGCAGGGGCGCTGGGTGCTGATCGACTTCGGTGACGTGGTCGTGCACGTGCAGCACGCCGAGGACCGCGTCTACTACGCGCTCGAGCGGCTGTGGAAGGACTGCCCGGTCATCGAGCTGCCGGCGGACGAGCGGGGCGCGCAGGACGGCGAGGCGTGA
- the rpmA gene encoding 50S ribosomal protein L27, with translation MAHKKGASSSRNGRDSNAQRLGVKRFGGQVVKAGEILVRQRGTHFHPGANVGRGGDDTLFALTAGAVAFGTRRGRKVVDVVADL, from the coding sequence ATGGCACACAAGAAGGGCGCGAGCTCCTCGCGCAACGGTCGCGACTCGAACGCGCAGCGCCTCGGCGTCAAGCGCTTCGGCGGTCAGGTCGTCAAGGCCGGCGAGATCCTCGTCCGCCAGCGCGGCACGCACTTCCACCCGGGCGCCAACGTGGGCCGTGGCGGCGACGACACGCTGTTCGCGCTGACCGCCGGTGCGGTCGCCTTCGGCACCCGTCGCGGCCGCAAGGTCGTCGACGTCGTCGCGGACCTCTGA
- the proB gene encoding glutamate 5-kinase, producing the protein MSSAALQGRDQLPAAGRLVVKVGSSSLTTPDGHLDPERLRAVVDVLAERRAAGTQVVLVSSGAIAAGIGPLGLAARPRDLATQQAAASVGQGLLVAHYTRAFGAHGLRVAQVLLTAEDTWRRGQYRNAHRALTRLLDLGVVPIINENDAVATDEIRFGDNDRLAALVSHLVHADALALLTDVDALYTGPPSRPGSRRIAEVRGPADVAGVDVSSRGSAVGTGGMVTKLDSVAIATQSGIPVVLTSAVLARQALAGEDVGTWFAATGRRSSIRRLWLAHAARTHGRLVLDDGAVRAVVERGTSLLPAGVTGVEGAFEAGDPVELVDGAGAVVARGLVSYAADEVPQLLGRSTGDLRDALGPGYDRELVHRDDLVLVRRRR; encoded by the coding sequence GTGAGCTCCGCCGCCCTGCAGGGCCGTGACCAGCTGCCGGCCGCGGGCCGGCTCGTCGTCAAGGTCGGGTCGTCGTCCCTGACGACGCCCGACGGTCACCTCGACCCCGAGCGGCTGCGCGCCGTCGTCGACGTCCTGGCCGAGCGCCGCGCCGCCGGCACCCAGGTCGTGCTCGTCTCGTCCGGCGCGATCGCCGCCGGCATCGGACCGCTCGGCCTGGCCGCGCGCCCCCGGGACCTGGCGACCCAGCAGGCCGCCGCGTCCGTGGGTCAGGGGCTGCTCGTCGCGCACTACACGCGGGCGTTCGGCGCGCACGGGCTGCGCGTCGCGCAGGTGCTGCTCACCGCCGAGGACACGTGGCGGCGCGGGCAGTACCGCAACGCCCACCGCGCGCTCACGCGCCTGCTCGACCTCGGCGTCGTGCCGATCATCAACGAGAACGACGCGGTCGCCACGGACGAGATCCGGTTCGGCGACAACGACCGGCTGGCGGCGCTCGTGTCCCACCTCGTGCACGCGGACGCGCTCGCGCTGCTCACGGACGTCGACGCGCTGTACACGGGCCCGCCGTCGCGGCCGGGGTCCCGGCGCATCGCGGAGGTGCGCGGGCCGGCGGACGTCGCGGGCGTGGACGTGTCGTCCCGGGGGAGCGCGGTCGGCACGGGCGGCATGGTGACCAAGCTGGACTCGGTGGCCATCGCCACGCAGTCGGGCATCCCGGTCGTGCTCACCTCGGCCGTGCTGGCGCGGCAGGCGCTGGCCGGGGAGGACGTCGGCACGTGGTTCGCGGCGACGGGGCGGCGGTCGTCGATCCGTCGGCTGTGGCTCGCGCACGCGGCCCGCACGCACGGGCGGCTCGTGCTGGACGACGGGGCGGTGCGCGCCGTCGTCGAGCGCGGCACGTCGCTGCTGCCGGCCGGCGTCACCGGCGTCGAGGGTGCGTTCGAGGCGGGGGACCCCGTGGAGCTGGTGGACGGCGCCGGCGCCGTGGTGGCGCGGGGCCTGGTGTCGTACGCGGCCGACGAGGTGCCGCAGCTGCTGGGGCGCTCGACGGGGGACCTGCGGGACGCGCTCGGCCCGGGCTACGACCGTGAGCTCGTCCACCGGGACGACCTCGTCCTCGTCCGCCGCCGGCGCTGA
- a CDS encoding DUF3500 domain-containing protein: MTTNTEPTQRPRRTTRALAGATSLLLLGGLLLSGCATETAASSTSTSSTTTSATTASGSSSGSTVAAAARQVTSSTASTTAETITNTSAAVEAFLATLSDEQVEAVTYDYDDPTKSTSWSNFPVTFVDRAGLNVADLTEEQQVAALQVLEALLSDEGYATVSNIIAGDQYLADASSSTEDSLGQYYLAVFGDASSGSAYEVQFGGHHLGINATLDAGADAITFAPTHLGTQPEVWTSADGTQVETFGTMYTTAFAFYDSLTDEQKAALYQGEDVQAMVCAPGSTCTYPTGTGLAGSSLTDEQKQLLLDVVANWVGLADEQTTAAALAEIEATLDQTYVSWSGATVYDMTQGDGISFQISGPDVYIEFASQQGSAGADVEGVVTSGWGHVHTIYRDPGNDYANSVEQQEATGGMGGGAPAGGGPAGGGTPPAGGPGGTPPGPGADLPATEG; the protein is encoded by the coding sequence ATGACGACGAACACCGAACCCACCCAGCGCCCCCGGCGCACGACCAGGGCCCTCGCAGGTGCGACCAGCCTGCTCCTCCTGGGCGGCCTCCTGCTCAGCGGCTGCGCCACCGAGACGGCCGCCTCCTCGACCTCGACGTCGAGCACGACGACCTCCGCCACGACGGCGTCCGGCTCGAGCTCCGGCTCGACGGTCGCGGCCGCCGCCCGGCAGGTCACCAGCTCGACCGCGAGCACGACCGCCGAGACGATCACGAACACCTCCGCCGCGGTCGAGGCGTTCCTGGCGACCCTGTCGGACGAGCAGGTCGAGGCGGTGACCTACGACTACGACGACCCGACCAAGTCCACGTCGTGGTCGAACTTCCCCGTCACGTTCGTCGACCGGGCCGGCCTCAACGTCGCCGACCTGACCGAGGAACAGCAGGTCGCCGCGCTGCAGGTCCTCGAGGCGCTGCTCAGCGACGAGGGCTACGCGACGGTGTCGAACATCATCGCCGGCGACCAGTACCTCGCGGACGCCAGCAGCAGCACCGAGGACTCCCTCGGCCAGTACTACCTCGCGGTCTTCGGCGACGCGTCCTCCGGCAGCGCCTACGAGGTCCAGTTCGGTGGCCACCACCTCGGCATCAACGCCACCCTCGACGCCGGCGCGGACGCCATCACGTTCGCCCCCACGCACCTGGGCACCCAGCCCGAGGTCTGGACGAGCGCCGACGGCACCCAGGTCGAGACCTTCGGCACCATGTACACGACCGCGTTCGCGTTCTACGACAGCCTGACCGACGAGCAGAAGGCCGCCCTCTACCAGGGCGAGGACGTCCAGGCCATGGTCTGCGCCCCCGGCAGCACCTGCACGTACCCGACCGGCACCGGCCTGGCCGGTTCCAGCCTGACCGACGAGCAGAAGCAGCTGCTGCTCGACGTCGTCGCCAACTGGGTCGGCCTGGCCGACGAGCAGACCACCGCGGCCGCCCTCGCCGAGATCGAGGCCACCCTCGACCAGACGTACGTCAGCTGGTCCGGTGCCACGGTCTACGACATGACGCAGGGCGACGGCATCTCCTTCCAGATCTCCGGCCCGGACGTCTACATCGAGTTCGCCTCCCAGCAGGGCTCGGCCGGCGCCGACGTCGAGGGCGTGGTGACCTCCGGCTGGGGCCACGTCCACACCATCTACCGCGACCCGGGCAACGACTACGCGAACAGCGTCGAGCAGCAGGAGGCCACGGGCGGCATGGGCGGCGGCGCACCGGCGGGCGGAGGGCCCGCCGGCGGCGGCACTCCCCCGGCCGGCGGCCCCGGCGGCACGCCGCCGGGGCCGGGCGCGGACCTGCCTGCGACAGAGGGCTGA
- the rplU gene encoding 50S ribosomal protein L21, which yields MVYAIVKAGGRQEKVAVGDVVVVDRLSAETGSTVQLPALLLVDGEKVTTDAAALAAVTVTAEVVRDEKGPKIDILKYKNKTGYRKRQGHRQKLTRLKVTGIQ from the coding sequence GTGGTGTACGCGATCGTGAAGGCCGGCGGCCGCCAGGAGAAGGTCGCCGTGGGCGACGTCGTCGTCGTCGACCGCCTCTCCGCGGAGACGGGGTCGACGGTCCAGCTGCCGGCGCTCCTGCTCGTCGACGGCGAGAAGGTCACGACCGACGCCGCGGCCCTGGCCGCGGTGACGGTGACGGCGGAGGTCGTCCGGGACGAGAAGGGCCCGAAGATCGACATCCTCAAGTACAAGAACAAGACCGGCTACCGCAAGCGCCAGGGTCACCGCCAGAAGCTGACCCGCCTGAAGGTCACCGGCATCCAGTGA
- a CDS encoding histidine phosphatase family protein yields the protein MSTAGARAGRLLLWRHGRTAYNATARLQGQVDIPLDDAGRWQARTAAARIAARYTPTLVVSSDLSRAAETADALGRVLDMPVERDPRVRERGFGVWEGLTGHEIEARWPEEFAVWRAGGDPAGVGAESRAEVASRVGAAVREHAARVGREGTVVVVSHGAAIGSVVADLLGQPPHWRGVVGMLNAHWAELAADRSDAEPGWRLHGYNLGPTDASSDWNAGPDLPAADEGADAETRDPD from the coding sequence GTGAGCACCGCCGGCGCCCGCGCCGGACGTCTCCTGCTGTGGCGGCACGGCCGCACGGCGTACAACGCGACCGCCCGCCTGCAGGGGCAGGTCGACATCCCGCTCGACGACGCCGGCCGGTGGCAGGCGCGCACGGCGGCGGCCCGGATCGCCGCCCGCTACACCCCGACGCTGGTCGTCAGCTCCGACCTGTCCCGCGCGGCCGAGACGGCCGACGCGCTCGGACGCGTCCTCGACATGCCCGTCGAGCGCGACCCGCGGGTGCGTGAGCGCGGCTTCGGCGTGTGGGAGGGCCTGACGGGGCACGAGATCGAGGCGCGCTGGCCCGAGGAGTTCGCCGTGTGGCGCGCCGGGGGCGACCCGGCCGGGGTCGGCGCGGAGAGCCGGGCGGAGGTCGCGTCGCGGGTGGGCGCCGCCGTGCGCGAGCACGCGGCCCGCGTGGGCCGGGAGGGGACCGTCGTCGTCGTGTCGCACGGCGCCGCGATCGGCTCGGTCGTCGCGGACCTGCTCGGGCAGCCGCCGCACTGGCGCGGTGTCGTCGGCATGCTCAACGCGCACTGGGCCGAGCTCGCGGCCGACCGCTCCGACGCCGAGCCGGGCTGGCGCCTGCACGGCTACAACCTCGGGCCGACGGACGCGTCCTCCGACTGGAACGCGGGACCGGACCTGCCGGCCGCCGACGAGGGCGCCGACGCCGAGACGCGCGACCCCGATTAG
- the nadD gene encoding nicotinate-nucleotide adenylyltransferase produces the protein MSAAEGHAPRIGVMGGTFDPIHHGHLVAASEVAARFALDEVVFVPTGQPSFKQDTAVTAAEHRYLMTVIATASNPRFTVSRVDVDRPGLTYTVDTLRDLKAERPDADLYFITGADAIAQILTWKDAAELFDMARFVAVTRPGHALSVAGLPAGRVDVSEVPALAISSTDVRARARAGEPVWYLVPDGVVQYIAKHRLYRGRDE, from the coding sequence CTGTCCGCAGCCGAGGGTCACGCGCCGCGCATCGGGGTGATGGGCGGCACGTTCGACCCCATCCACCACGGTCACCTCGTCGCGGCGAGCGAGGTCGCCGCGCGCTTCGCGCTCGACGAGGTCGTGTTCGTGCCCACCGGCCAGCCGTCGTTCAAGCAGGACACGGCGGTCACGGCGGCCGAGCACCGCTACCTCATGACGGTGATCGCCACGGCGTCGAACCCGCGCTTCACCGTGAGCCGCGTGGACGTCGACCGTCCGGGGCTCACCTACACGGTCGACACGCTGCGGGACCTCAAGGCGGAGCGTCCGGACGCCGACCTCTACTTCATCACCGGAGCCGACGCGATCGCCCAGATCCTCACGTGGAAGGATGCTGCCGAGCTCTTCGACATGGCGCGGTTCGTGGCGGTCACCCGTCCCGGCCACGCGTTGTCGGTCGCCGGCCTGCCCGCGGGGCGGGTCGACGTGTCGGAGGTCCCCGCCCTGGCGATCTCCTCGACCGACGTCCGTGCACGTGCTCGTGCGGGGGAGCCGGTGTGGTACCTCGTCCCGGACGGGGTGGTCCAGTACATCGCCAAGCACAGGTTGTATCGAGGTCGTGATGAGTGA
- the obgE gene encoding GTPase ObgE has protein sequence MATFVDRVVLHAAGGDGGHGCASVHREKFKPLAGPDGGNGGNGGSVILEVDPQVTTLLPFHHLPHRHAGNGTQGMGDHRNGATAEDLVLGVPDGTVVKSTDGRVLADLVGAGARYVVAAGGRGGLGNAALASPRRKAPGFALLGEPGEEADVVLELKTIADVALVGFPSAGKSSLVAAISAARPKIADYPFTTLVPNLGVVQAGDARFTVADVPGLIPGASQGKGLGLEFLRHIERCAVVVHVLDCATLEPGRDPLTDLDVIEAELAAYAEDLEVAAGGVPLAQRPRVVVLNKIDVPEARELADLVRPELEARGLPVLEVSTASHEGLRPLTFALAERVEAARRAAPAPEPTRVVLRPRAVDESGFTVTRREAGGQVWFAVRGEKPERWVRQTDFSNDEAVGYLADRLARLGVEDKLYEAGAVAGDEVRIGPEENAVVFDWEPTLLTGSELLGGPRGSDLRLEERARPTRGEKRQEYKERMDAKAAARAELWTEREQGVWTEPE, from the coding sequence GTGGCGACGTTCGTCGACCGGGTCGTGCTGCACGCGGCCGGCGGTGACGGGGGGCACGGCTGCGCGTCCGTCCACCGCGAGAAGTTCAAGCCCCTGGCGGGCCCCGACGGCGGGAACGGGGGCAACGGCGGCTCCGTGATCCTCGAGGTCGACCCGCAGGTCACGACCCTCCTGCCGTTCCACCACCTGCCGCACCGCCACGCGGGCAACGGCACCCAGGGCATGGGGGACCACCGCAACGGCGCGACGGCGGAGGACCTCGTCCTCGGCGTGCCGGACGGCACGGTCGTGAAGTCGACCGACGGGCGCGTCCTGGCCGACCTCGTCGGCGCCGGCGCGCGCTACGTGGTCGCGGCCGGTGGGCGGGGCGGGCTGGGCAACGCGGCGCTCGCGTCGCCGCGGCGCAAGGCCCCGGGCTTCGCCCTGCTCGGCGAGCCGGGCGAGGAGGCGGACGTCGTCCTCGAGCTCAAGACGATCGCCGACGTCGCGCTCGTCGGCTTCCCGAGCGCCGGCAAGTCGAGCCTGGTCGCGGCGATCTCGGCCGCGCGGCCCAAGATCGCGGACTACCCGTTCACGACGCTCGTGCCGAACCTCGGCGTCGTGCAGGCGGGTGACGCGCGCTTCACGGTCGCCGACGTCCCCGGGCTCATCCCCGGCGCGTCGCAGGGCAAGGGCCTGGGCCTGGAGTTCCTGCGGCACATCGAGCGCTGCGCCGTCGTCGTGCACGTGCTCGACTGCGCGACCCTCGAGCCCGGCCGCGACCCGCTGACCGACCTCGACGTGATCGAGGCCGAGCTCGCGGCCTACGCGGAGGACCTCGAGGTGGCCGCCGGCGGCGTGCCGCTCGCGCAGCGTCCGCGCGTCGTGGTGCTCAACAAGATCGACGTCCCCGAGGCGCGCGAGCTCGCCGACCTGGTCCGGCCCGAGCTCGAGGCCCGTGGCCTGCCGGTGCTCGAGGTCTCCACCGCGAGCCACGAGGGCCTGCGCCCGCTGACGTTCGCGCTCGCCGAGCGCGTCGAGGCGGCGCGACGCGCGGCGCCCGCGCCCGAGCCCACGCGGGTCGTGCTGCGTCCGCGTGCCGTCGACGAGTCCGGGTTCACCGTCACCCGGCGCGAGGCGGGCGGGCAGGTCTGGTTCGCGGTGCGCGGTGAGAAGCCCGAGCGCTGGGTCCGTCAGACCGACTTCTCCAACGACGAGGCCGTGGGCTACCTCGCCGACCGGCTCGCCCGGCTCGGCGTCGAGGACAAGCTCTACGAGGCGGGCGCCGTGGCCGGCGACGAGGTGCGCATCGGCCCGGAGGAGAACGCCGTCGTCTTCGACTGGGAGCCGACGCTGCTCACCGGCTCGGAGCTGCTCGGCGGGCCGCGCGGGTCCGACCTGCGGCTCGAGGAGCGCGCGCGTCCGACGCGCGGCGAGAAGCGCCAGGAGTACAAGGAGCGGATGGACGCCAAGGCGGCCGCGCGCGCCGAGCTGTGGACGGAGCGCGAGCAGGGCGTCTGGACCGAGCCCGAGTGA
- a CDS encoding response regulator transcription factor — translation MTANTRAAARRTDVRPDGSPVQALVVDDEPAIGDLLATVLRYEGWQVQTAATGQAALRAARGERPDVIVLDVMLPDMTGLQVLHRIRQVHPDVPVLFLTAKDAIEDRVAGLTAGGDDYVTKPFSLEEVVARLRALLRRSGATAPAEDTDLVVGGLRMDEDGHEVWRDGEPVHLTATEFELLRFFLRNPRRVLSKAQILDRVWQYDFGGQANIVELYVSYLRRKIDAGRAPMIHTVRGVGYVLRPAEPATGDAVPST, via the coding sequence ATGACCGCGAACACCCGCGCCGCCGCCCGCCGGACGGACGTGCGCCCCGACGGATCGCCTGTCCAGGCCCTCGTCGTCGACGACGAGCCGGCGATCGGGGACCTGCTGGCCACCGTCCTGCGGTACGAGGGGTGGCAGGTGCAGACGGCGGCGACCGGCCAGGCGGCCCTGCGGGCGGCGCGTGGGGAGCGCCCCGACGTCATCGTCCTGGACGTGATGCTGCCCGACATGACGGGGCTGCAGGTGCTGCACCGCATCCGCCAGGTGCACCCGGACGTCCCGGTGCTGTTCCTGACGGCGAAGGACGCGATCGAGGACCGTGTCGCGGGCCTGACCGCCGGCGGGGACGACTACGTGACGAAGCCGTTCAGCCTGGAGGAGGTCGTCGCCCGGCTGCGGGCTCTGCTGCGCCGGTCCGGGGCGACGGCCCCCGCGGAGGACACCGACCTGGTGGTCGGCGGTCTGCGGATGGACGAGGACGGTCACGAGGTGTGGCGCGACGGTGAGCCGGTCCACCTGACCGCCACGGAGTTCGAGCTCCTGCGGTTCTTCCTGCGCAACCCGCGTCGGGTGCTGTCCAAGGCGCAGATCCTCGACCGGGTGTGGCAGTACGACTTCGGCGGTCAGGCCAACATCGTCGAGCTGTACGTCTCCTACCTGCGGCGCAAGATCGACGCCGGACGCGCCCCGATGATCCACACCGTGCGCGGCGTCGGGTACGTCCTGCGTCCCGCCGAGCCGGCGACGGGCGACGCCGTCCCGTCGACGTGA
- a CDS encoding cell wall metabolism sensor histidine kinase WalK, with the protein MTRWTLRRRLVTVLVALLVGVTAATGAISTLALRATLVAQLDDQVRAAGQRAGGVRAGPGAGVPWSPDPQAVDGTQARRPPPGLGAPGQAAGTIALEVVDGTTRAAYIDDDGEYRSLTAEQADVLGGVPTDGEPRAVDLPGLGRYRVVGATTSDGRLVVTGLSLRDALGTVEDFVAAEVVIAALGILLAAVAGGVLVRRELRPLDRVAATATRVSDVPLHRGEVAVLERVPDADTDRATEVGQVGLALNRLLGHVEGALAARHESETHVRQFVADASHELRTPLASIRGYAELVRRMPDELPADAVRALERVESESRRMTTLVEDMLLLARLDAGRPLEEAPVDLTALALDAVSDAHAAGPDHVWRLELPDPEDEGSAGTVVLGDEHRLRQVLVNLLANARVHTPPGTTVVTSVAPGAQGCVELSVRDDGPGIPDELRHRLFQRFARGDAARSPGSGSSGLGLAIVDAVVRAHGGRVDVGQGPGAAFTVALPAAPPGPPA; encoded by the coding sequence GTGACGCGCTGGACGCTCCGGCGCCGGCTCGTCACCGTCCTCGTCGCCCTGCTCGTGGGCGTCACGGCGGCCACGGGCGCCATCTCCACCCTCGCGCTGCGTGCCACGCTCGTGGCGCAGCTCGACGACCAGGTGCGCGCCGCGGGGCAGCGGGCCGGTGGCGTGCGCGCCGGGCCGGGCGCCGGCGTCCCGTGGTCGCCGGACCCGCAGGCCGTCGACGGCACGCAGGCGCGCCGCCCACCTCCGGGCCTGGGCGCGCCGGGGCAGGCGGCGGGCACGATCGCCCTCGAGGTCGTCGACGGCACGACGAGGGCCGCCTACATCGACGACGACGGCGAGTACCGGTCGTTGACCGCCGAGCAGGCGGACGTCCTCGGGGGCGTCCCGACCGACGGCGAGCCGCGGGCGGTCGACCTGCCGGGGCTGGGTCGCTACCGCGTCGTCGGCGCCACGACGAGCGACGGGCGCCTGGTCGTGACCGGTCTGTCGCTGCGGGACGCCCTCGGCACGGTCGAGGACTTCGTCGCCGCCGAGGTGGTGATCGCGGCGCTCGGCATCCTGCTCGCAGCGGTCGCAGGCGGAGTGCTGGTGCGCCGTGAGCTGCGCCCGCTGGACCGGGTCGCCGCGACCGCGACACGCGTGTCCGACGTGCCCCTGCACCGCGGGGAGGTCGCCGTCCTCGAGCGTGTCCCCGATGCGGACACCGACCGTGCGACGGAGGTCGGGCAGGTCGGCCTCGCGCTCAACCGGCTCCTCGGCCACGTCGAGGGCGCGCTGGCGGCCCGGCACGAGAGCGAGACCCACGTCCGTCAGTTCGTCGCCGACGCCAGCCACGAGCTGCGCACCCCGCTCGCCTCGATCCGTGGGTACGCCGAGCTGGTCCGGCGGATGCCCGACGAGCTCCCTGCCGACGCGGTGCGCGCGCTGGAGCGGGTCGAGTCCGAGTCGCGTCGCATGACCACGCTGGTGGAGGACATGCTCCTGCTCGCCCGCCTCGACGCCGGGCGTCCCCTGGAGGAGGCGCCGGTCGACCTGACGGCGCTCGCCCTCGACGCGGTGTCGGACGCGCACGCTGCCGGGCCCGACCACGTGTGGCGCCTCGAGCTGCCCGACCCGGAGGACGAGGGCTCTGCCGGCACCGTGGTGCTCGGTGACGAGCACCGGCTCCGTCAGGTCCTGGTCAACCTGCTCGCCAACGCCCGCGTGCACACCCCACCCGGGACGACGGTGGTCACCTCCGTCGCCCCGGGTGCGCAGGGATGCGTCGAGCTGAGTGTCCGCGACGACGGCCCCGGGATCCCCGACGAGCTGCGGCACCGGCTCTTCCAGCGCTTCGCGCGCGGCGACGCCGCCCGGTCCCCGGGGTCGGGGTCCAGCGGTCTCGGGCTGGCGATCGTCGACGCCGTCGTGCGCGCCCACGGTGGCCGGGTCGACGTCGGACAAGGGCCGGGAGCCGCCTTCACCGTCGCACTGCCCGCGGCCCCACCAGGTCCACCGGCCTGA